A genomic region of bacterium contains the following coding sequences:
- a CDS encoding MOSC domain-containing protein, whose product MMWQGIVETIHIADAARAPMRSVAEARAVEGRGLEGDRYFSGTGTWSGTRTAGPLTLIEAETIDTLQRDHGIVVAPGDCRRNIVTRGVPLAHLVGAGFRIGAVEVRGIRLVEPCDHLAKLTDRRVLAALVHRGGLRADIVSGGIIRVGDVVEPILT is encoded by the coding sequence ATGATGTGGCAAGGCATCGTCGAGACGATCCACATTGCGGACGCAGCAAGGGCGCCGATGCGCTCCGTCGCGGAGGCGCGCGCGGTCGAGGGGCGCGGGCTCGAGGGCGACCGCTACTTCAGCGGAACCGGGACTTGGTCCGGCACGCGAACGGCCGGGCCGCTGACGCTCATCGAGGCGGAGACGATCGACACGCTGCAGCGCGACCACGGCATCGTGGTCGCACCGGGCGACTGCCGTCGCAACATCGTGACGCGCGGCGTGCCGCTGGCTCATCTGGTCGGCGCCGGTTTCCGCATCGGGGCGGTCGAGGTACGCGGGATCAGACTGGTCGAGCCCTGCGATCACCTCGCCAAATTGACGGACCGGCGCGTGCTTGCCGCGCTGGTACATCGAGGCGGGTTGCGGGCCGACATCGTGAGCGGCGGGATCATCCGTGTTGGGGACGTGGTCGAACCGATCTTGACCTAG